In Streptomyces sp. RFCAC02, the following proteins share a genomic window:
- the rlmN gene encoding 23S rRNA (adenine(2503)-C(2))-methyltransferase RlmN: MPAPGELTFIAPRGAARPPRHLADLTPAERREAVAALGEKPFRARQLSQAYFGRFTADPADWTDVPAAARERLAAELLPPLMTEVRHITCDEGATRKTLWRLHDGTLVESVLMRYPDRVTMCVSSQAGCGMNCPFCATGQAGLDRNLSTAEIVHQIVAGMRALRDGEVPGGPARLSNIVFMGMGEPLANYRRVTGAIRRLTDAAPDGVGLSQRGITVSTVGLVPAMRKFAEEGFSCRLAVSLHAPDDELRDTLVPVNTRWKVREVLDAAWEYAERSGRRISIEYALIRDINDQAWRADLLGRLLKGRGAHVNLIPLNPTPGSKWTASRPEDERAFVAALEARGVPVTVRDTRGQEIDGACGQLAAVERA; encoded by the coding sequence ATGCCTGCACCTGGAGAACTCACCTTCATCGCGCCGCGCGGGGCCGCCAGGCCGCCGCGGCACCTCGCCGACCTCACGCCCGCCGAGCGCCGGGAGGCCGTCGCCGCGCTGGGGGAGAAGCCGTTCCGCGCGCGCCAGTTGTCGCAAGCCTACTTCGGCCGCTTCACCGCGGACCCGGCGGACTGGACGGATGTCCCGGCGGCCGCCCGTGAGCGGCTCGCGGCCGAGCTGCTGCCGCCGCTCATGACCGAGGTGCGGCACATCACGTGCGACGAGGGCGCCACCCGCAAGACCCTGTGGCGCCTGCACGACGGGACGCTCGTCGAGTCCGTGCTGATGCGCTACCCGGACCGGGTGACGATGTGCGTCTCGTCGCAGGCCGGGTGCGGCATGAACTGCCCCTTCTGCGCCACGGGGCAGGCCGGCCTCGACCGCAACCTGTCGACCGCCGAGATCGTGCACCAGATCGTGGCCGGGATGCGGGCGCTGCGCGACGGCGAGGTGCCGGGCGGCCCAGCGCGCCTGTCGAACATCGTCTTCATGGGCATGGGCGAGCCGCTCGCCAACTACCGCAGGGTCACCGGCGCGATCCGGCGGCTGACGGACGCCGCGCCGGACGGGGTGGGCCTGTCCCAGCGCGGGATCACCGTGTCGACGGTGGGGCTCGTGCCGGCGATGCGGAAGTTCGCCGAGGAGGGCTTCTCCTGCCGTCTCGCCGTCTCGCTGCACGCGCCCGACGACGAGCTGCGCGACACCCTCGTCCCGGTGAACACGCGCTGGAAGGTCCGCGAGGTCCTGGACGCCGCCTGGGAGTACGCGGAGCGGTCGGGCCGCCGCATCTCGATCGAGTACGCGCTCATCCGTGACATCAACGACCAGGCGTGGCGGGCCGACCTCCTCGGCCGGCTGCTGAAGGGCCGCGGCGCGCACGTCAACCTGATCCCGCTGAACCCGACGCCGGGCTCGAAGTGGACGGCCTCGCGCCCGGAGGACGAGCGGGCGTTCGTCGCGGCGCTGGAGGCGCGGGGCGTGCCGGTCACCGTGCGGGACACGCGGGGCCAGGAGATCGACGGCGCCTGCGGCCAGCTCGCGGCGGTGGAACGGGCCTGA